The Dokdonia sp. 4H-3-7-5 genomic interval TTCTGGATGACTTGCTAGTTCAACTAGATCCATGACTTCATCACCGTTAGAAACAGTCATAAACTGTTGTCGTAATTGGTCTGTATAAACTTTCAGTAAACGTTCACTTTGTTTTAAGTGCTCCTGCGTATGCTGCAACCCTTTGAGGATATTGGGTTGAGCTTCCTCTAGATTAGGTATTGCATGATGGCGTATATGATTACGCACATAATTATCTGTTCCATTACTGCTATCTTCTCGCCATTGCAAACCTTCTTTTAAAGCATAATTTCTTATTTGCTTTCGCGAAAATTTGAGCAACGGCCTCACAATCTCTCCATTTACCACAGGGATTCCTGTGAGTCCTTTTATACCTGTACCGCGACCTAAATTAATGAGAAATGTCTCCAAATCATCATTGAGATGATGAGCAGTTAAAATGTAGTCGAAATCTTCGGCAACCGAAAGTTCTTTAAACCATTGATAGCGAAGTTCTCTTGCTGCTATCTGAGTTGATGTCTTGGAAGTTTTCGCGTAAGCGGAAGTATCAAACCCCTTTATATAAATAGGAATGTTGTGGAGCGTACAATAGCTTGCAACAAAAACTTGATCACCGTCACTCTCTACTCCTCTTAAATTAAAATTGCAGTGTGCTACACTCATGGTAAGCCCGGCCTGACGACATAGCAATAATAAGAGCATACTATCAAGCCCGCCACTTACAGTAACGAGTATCTTACTATCAAGAAGAAATGGTAAATCTTGTGCGATATGGTGCTTAAAATCCTCAAGCATCCTTGTACATTATACGCGCCCCTTAAGGGCATTAAATACCCAAGCAATAGCAAAAAAGCCAATACCCACAGATGCAAAACCCCAGCCGGCTACATCAGTATATCTAAAAACGCCTAGAGCAATAAGTCCTAAGCCTACTAAAATCATTATAAAAGTGGCCCAAGCCAGAACGGTATTTTTATTCATACCCATAGTTTAATTTTTAGGGAAAATCTTATTAAATAAGATAAGCTACAAATATCGGTTATTTATTGGAATTTGGGTAGCTGGTAATTTTTACAATTCTCATTTCAAGCTTGTGCTACAATACTTACCTTTATAGACAGAAAAACATTCAAGCACACACACATTTTATGGATTTAAAATTCAATAAAAACGAAGATCATAATAAGTTACTCTTATCAGATATGAGAAACCGCCTTGCCGAAGTAAAACTTGGCGGTGGTCAGAAAAGAATAGATAAGCATAAAGCAAAAGGTAAAATGACTGCTCGCGAGCGAATAGATTACCTAGTAGATAACCCAAACAAGTGTATCGAGATTGCTGCTTTTGCGGGTGAAGGTATGTATGAAGAACACGGCGGTTGCCCTTCTGGTGGTGTGGTTGTAAAAATAGGGTACGTATCTGGCAAGCAATGTCTCATTGTTGCAAATGATGCTACTGTAAAGGCTGGAGCTTGGTTCCCTATAACAGGGAAGAAAAATTTAAGAGCGCAAGAAATCGCAATGGAAAATAAGCTGCCTATCATCTACCTAGTAGATAGTGCAGGTGTTTATCTCCCTATGCAAGATGAGATTTTTCCAGACAAGGAGCACTTTGGACGCATCTTCCGCAACAACGCGGTGATGAGTAGTATGGGTATTACGCAAATATCTGCTGTAATGGGTAGCTGTGTTGCCGGTGGTGCATACTTACCTATTATGAGTGATGAAGCGCTTATAGTAGATAAAACGGGAAGTATTTTCCTTGCGGGAAGCTACCTTGTAAAAGCAGCAATAGGCGAGTCTATAGATAATGAGACATTAGGAGGAGCCACTACGCACTGTGAGATTTCTGGTGTAACAGATTACAAGTCTAAAGATGACAAAGACGCTCTTGATACCATTAAAAAATTGATGGGAAAAATAGGCGATTATACAAAAGCAGGTTACAACCGTATTGAACCTGCAAAGCCTGCAAAAGATCCAGAAGAACTTTTCGGACTATTACCTGCTTCTCGTGCAGATCAATATGACATGCGTGACATTATTGATAGACTAGTAGATAACTCAGAGTTTGATGAGTATAAGGAAGGATACGGGCAAACAATCCTTACAGGATACGCTCGCATTAATGGATGGGCAGTAGGTATAGTTGCAAATCAGCGCAATCTTGTAAAAACTAAAAAAGGTGAAATGCAGTTTGGTGGAGTGATCTACTCAGACAGTGCAGATAAAGCGACGCGCTTTATAGCCAACTGTAACCAGAAAAAGATACCGCTTGTATTCTTACAAGATGTAACTGGCTTTATGGTAGGTAGTAAAAGTGAGCACGGTGGTATTATTAAAGACGGAGCAAAAATGGTAAATGCTGTTTCAAACTCGGTTGTGCCTAAGTTTACGATTATTATAGGAAATTCTTACGGAGCAGGAAACTATGCAATGTGCGGTAAAGCTTACGACCCAAGACTTATTGTAGCATGGCCTAGTGCTGAGCTTGCAGTAATGTCTGGTAATAGTGCTGCAAAAGTATTACTACAGATAGAAACTGCATCTCTTAAAAAGCAAGGAAAAGAAATTACACCAGAGGTAGAAAAAGAACTTTTTGACCGCATTAAGTCTCGTTATGATGATCAAGTGTCACCATACTACGCAGCGTCAAGAATTTGGACAGATGGCATCATAGACCCGAGAGATACCCGTAAGTGGATCTCAATGGGTATCGAAGCCGCAGACCACGCTCCTATCGAGAAGCCTTTTAATCTTGGGGTGATTCAAGTGTAATTGAACAGGCGATATTAGATAAAAAAGCTAGGTCATTTATTAAGTTAAATGACCTAGCTTTTTTTATGTCTTACAGTATTAATTCTTCAGTTGGCCAACTTTAGAAAATAGCCATCAATATTTCTATTCTTTTAAAGCCTTAAAATACCTCCTCGCTTCCTTCATCACTCTTGGTGCGAGATACAAGGTTGCAATCATTGTTGGGATTGCCATGATGGCAAAAAATCCGTCTATCAAATTAATCATCATACTAAGTGATGTAGTTGCACCTATCAAGATACTTGCGATATAAGCGATGTTATAATACTTTTTATTATGTGCTCCAAAAAGGAAACTCAAACACTTGGTACCATAATAACTATATGAGAAAAGTGATGAGATACTAAACACGGCGATGCACAATAATAATATGTATTTACCTGCAGGTGATAACGCTTTCGCGAAAGCGGAAGCCGTAAGTGTAACTCCATTTGCATCGCTCGTTTGCCATACATCTGTTACTAAGATCGCAAGCGCCGTAAGAGTACACACCACGATGGTATCGATTGCTGGACCGAGCATTGCTACGAGTCCTTCACGTATAGGTTCTGCTGTTTTTGCAGCGCCGTGCGCCATAGGTGCCGTACCTACACCAGCCTCGTTTGAAAAAGCACCACGTTTAATACCGAGTAATATGAGACCACCTACAACGCCACCCAGCAGTTTATCTCCCGTATAAAAATCAGCAGAGAAGGCGTCTGTAAATATGAGACCTAGATACTTAGGAACTACATCTATGTTTACAAAGAGTATTGCCATTACCGCTACAAAATAGATGAGCACCATGGCTGGAACAAGTTTGGCAGCTGTTTTTGAAATACGATCGAGACCTCCTAAAATTACTACAGAAGTAATTGCAACAAGCACAAGACCAATAATTAAATTCGAAGTAAAACCTACCTCAACACCCTGCGGAACGAGTAAAATATCATTTGCCGCCTGTGTGAGTTGGTTTACATTAAAAACCGGCAATGCTCCCACGAGTCCCGCAATACTAAAAATTACGGCAAGCGGTTTCCAAGCTTTACCCATTCCTTCTGTGATAAAATACATAGGTCCTCCCTGTGTTTTGCCCTCACTATCTTTACCTCTATACATTATGGCAAGTGAGCCTGTAAAAAACTTTGTTGCCATACCCACAATGGCACTCATCCACATCCAGAAAACAGCACCTGGACCTCCTATCGCAATTGCTACTGCCACACCTGCGATGTTACCCATACCCACAGTTGCACTAAGCGCTGTAGTGAGCGCCTGAAAGTGTGTGATCTCTCCTTCGTCGTTTTCTCCATCATATTTCCCTCGCAGTACTGCAACAGCATGACCTAGATATCTAAACGGTAAAAACCTCGAATAGATGAGCAAAAACAAACCGCCACCTATAAGTAAGCATACGAGCGGGATTCCCCACATAGCGCTAGAAAAATCTGCTATAAGTTCATTAGCCTGATCGTAAAATGATGGTTGTGCTTGCATACAAGGTCTATTTATATGGTGAAGAAACAAAAATTAAGAGCAGTTTACCAAAACGTTCACATATATTTTTGAACAGTCATTTGTTTTCATAACTAAATTTACTATTATGACACTCACCGCCAACCAAATTGAAAACATCCTGAGAAACCCAGAGGAAACTGCAGCCGCAGCAAATCTCATTTACGTCTCTGATGCAGACCTCAACATAAGAAGGAAAAAGAAGAAGAAAAACTTTCATTATTACTTTAATGATAAACCTCTTGAGGACGAGAAGGAACTAGATCGCATCAATAATCTCGTAATACCGCCTAACTGGGAGAAAGTGCGCATTGCATATCCTCCTAACGGACATTTACAAGTGGTAGGACGAGATGCTAAAAACAGAAAAGTATACCGATATCACGATCTGTGGTCAAAAATTAGAAACCAAACTAAGTTTTATAAACTAGCCAATTTTGGAAACGCACTGCCTAGCATACGCGAGCGCATAGATGAGGATCTTGATGCTCCAGAGATGTCAAAACGCAAGGTACTTGCACTTGTCCTCAGGCTTATGGAAGAAACCCACATACGCATAGGTAACGACTACTACGCAAAGCGCAATAAAACCTACGGCCTCTCTACCTTACGCACCAGACACGTGACAACCACCAAGGAAAAAATCCGCTTTGAGTTTGTGGGTAAAAAAGGTAAAAAGCACAACATCACCCTACGCAATAAGAAACTCGCAAAGCTTGTAAACCGTTGCGAAGAAATACCTGGCTGGGAGTTATTTCAATTTTATGATGCAAATGGCGAAAAGCACCGCGTAGATAGCTCGATGGTAAACAATTATATACACGAGCTAAGCGGAGACTTGTTTTCGGCAAAGGATTTTAGAACTTGGGGAGCTACAAAAACTTTTTTTGAAACCGTGCACGACCTAGGCTACACAGAAGACGCAAAAGAAAACAAAGCAAACATACTCACCGCTTTTGATGCCGCTGCAAAAGCTCTAGGTAACACACGCAACGTATGTCGCAAGTACTATGTGCATCCTCAAATAGTAGATGCCTATGAGTCTGGATCTATCGTCGCTGAGTTTAAAAAGGTAGATGCTCATCAAGGAGCAAGACCATTTTTTACAGAAACTGAGGAAGTCTTACTGCAAATGATTTCAAAGTTTGAATTAGATTTTAGTAAGTGATATAAGTACGCTTTCGCGAAAGCGTAACACAAAAAAAGCCCCTTCGTAACGAAAGGGCTTATTAATTTTTAAGATGCTATGCTCTTATTTTGCAAGGTATGCGAGCACGTTCTTCTCGATACGATTAAGGATATTTGAAGTATCCGCTTTCGCGAAAGCGTCTCCCGTAATATTCTCATACAACTCAATATACCTTTCTGATACAGTCTCAATGTACTCGTCTGTCATCTCAGGCACCCTTTGTCCCTCTAGACCTTGAAAGTCATTTGAGATGAGCCACTGTCTCACAAACTCTTTAGATAGTTGTTTTTGAGCTTCGCCAGCTGCTTGACGCTCCTCATAACCTTCGGCATAGAAGTAACGAGAAGAGTCTGGAGTATGTATCTCATCTATGAGAACAATCTCACCATCTGCTGTTTTTCCAAATTCATACTTGGTGTCAACCAATATAAGTCCTCTAGATGCTGCTATCTCACTTCCTCTTTGAAAAAGCTTGCATGTGTAATCTTCTAGCACTAGGTAATCTTCTTCTGAAACGATAGCCTTTTTAATAATATCTTCTCTTGAGATATCCTCATCGTGGTCACCCATCTCTGCCTTAGTCGCTGGTGTAATAATAGGCGCTGGAAATGCATCATTTTCTTTCATCCCTTCTGGCATTTCAACACCACAAAGAACTCTGCGTCCCGCCTTATACTCACGAGCAGCATGACCAGACATGTATCCACGTATTACCATCTCCACTTTAAAAGGCTCACATCGCTTCCCTATTGCCACATTAGGATCTGGCGTAGCCACGAGCCAGTTAGGCACTAGGTCTTCTGTATCCTTCATCATTTTAGTAGCAATCTGATTTAAGATTTGTCCCTTAAAAGGAATTCCCTTAGGCATTACCACATCAAAGGCACTAAGCCTATCTGTTGCAACCATCAGTAATAAATCATCTTCGAGCGTGTAGACTTCTCTCACTTTACCCTTATAGATAGATTTCTGACCAGGGAAGTTAAAATTAGTGTCTGTAATAGTGTTCACTATAGGTTTGTTTGAACAGTTGTGATAAACCTTTTAAGGCATTAAAACAACACGATTATTTATTTTTCAAAAGTAAAATTCTAAATGCTTAATCAAGCATTATGCTTAACAAAAATTAATCATTTCTATTTTCTATCTCTCTATAAGCTGCAATCATTTTCTTAACTAGAGGATGGCGTACTACATCTTTATCATCTAAGTAAACCATACCAACTCCTTGTACAGTTTTTAAAATAAGAAGTGCCTCTTTGAGACCACTGGTAACTCTCCTTGGTAAATCTATTTGCCCTGGATCTCCTGTAATCATAAATTTGGCATTGCGACCCATACGAGTAAGGAACATTTTCATCTGAGCGTGTGTTGTGTTTTGCGCCTCATCAAGAATCACAAACGCATTATCTAAGGTACGACCGCGCATGAACGCCATAGGAGCAATCTGTATAACTCCCTTTTCAATAAAAGTCTCTAGCTTTTCATGAGGTATCATATCGCGCAATGCATCATAAAGTGGCTGCATATAGGGATCTAGTTTTTCTTTTAAATCTCCTGGTAAAAAACCTAAATTTTCGCCAGCTTCAACTGCTGGACGCGTGAGTATAATGCGCTTTACTTGTTTTTCTTTGAGTGCCTTGACAGCAAGTGCCACTCCCACATATGTTTTTCCGGTACCTGCTGGTCCTATGGCAAATGTTAAGTCATTCTTCTTTGCCAACTCAACAAGTTTTCGCTGGTTTGCAGTTTGCGGCTTTATAAGCTTACCACTTACACCATGTACAAGTGTATCCCCGCTTTCAACTGGAGTTTCATAATCTGCTTTGCTTACACTAGTCAATACGCGTTCAATAGAATTCTCATCGAGCTTATTGTATTTACCAAAGTGCTCCATAAGCATTGTCATACGCCTATCAAACTCCTCAAGGAGATCTTCATCACCATAGGCTTTAATTTTGTTACCTCTGGCAACAATTTTAAGCTTAGGGTAATACTGTTTTAAAAGTTCGATATTTGAGTTACGCTGACCGAAAAATTCGCGCGGATTGATTTCTGAGAGTTCTAAGATTAATTCGTTCAAAAGGCAGAAGGATTTAGTGAGTTACGTCCGTAAAATATTTTAGATTTGTTTACTACTAAAATACGTCTTTTTTAACCAGCATTTGCATAACTCATGCCTTTCTAAGTTAAGAAATAATAAAAAATTTTAGTTTATAACTATAACAGAATTATATGCTTTTTAATAAGCATACACACATAACTCGATGAAAATTATCACTCTTACTACAGATTTTGGAGAGAAAGATCCCTTTGCAGGTGCTGTGAAGGGTGCTATATATTCAGAGTTAGAAGAAGTACGCATTGTAGATATATCGCACTCTGTTTCCCCTTTTCACCTTATGGAGGCAGCATACATTATTCAAAATGCTTATCAAAATTTCCCCAAAGGAACCATACACGTTATAGGTGTAGATAGTGAGCTTACACCAGAGACTAATCATATTGCTGTAAAACTAGACGGTCATTACTTTATATGTGCTAACAATGGTATTATTTCTCTCCTAACTAAAGATATAGTACCTGAGGAAAAAGTAGAGATAAATATTCATGACCGCACGCAAACCAACTTCACCGTGCTTGACGTCTTTGTAAAAACTGCTTGCCACATTGCACGTGGCGGAACATTAGGAGTTATAGGAAAAAATATAGATACCATCAGACAACTTACAGGAATTTCTCCTGTAATAAACACCTCTCGAAATCAAATTTCTGGAAATGTAATTTACATTGATAATTACGGTAATGTGATTAGTAATATCACAAAAAAACTCTTTGATGAGATAGGAAAAGGGCGTGATTACAAGCTTCAAGCGAGAGGTGCAGATATTTCAAAAATTCACAATCAATACAGTGACGCAATAAATTTTACTATTGATAAATCTAAACGAGAAGAAGAAGGCAAAAAACTGGCTGTTTTTAATTCTGGTGGATATGTAGAGCTTGCTATCTATAAGAGTAATCCAAGTACTGTAGGAAGTGCGGCAAGTCTCTTTGGCCTCAATTATAGAGATACTGTAATGATTAACTTTATAGATAAATGATCGTAAGACTTGTAAAATTACGCTTTCGCGAAAGCGAGATACCAGCTTTTCTATCAAATTTTGAGAAAGTAAAAGAGAAAATTAGAGCATCTAATGGATGCCTATATTTAGAACTATTACGTGGTGAAGATGATCCATGCATTTTCTTCACACATAGCCACTGGATATCTGACGAAGCACTACAGAATTATCGGAACTCAGAACTTTTTAAGGGAATTTGGGCAGAAACAAAAACCAAGTTTAGCGCAAAGCCTGAAGCTTGGACTACCTCATCTCTAGAAAAACTATCTTAAATGTCTGGATTTCGTCGCAAAGAAGAAGGACTAATACCGTATTTCTCCTTAAAAATTTTTGAGAAATAACTTCGACTAGACAACCCAAGTGCATATACTACCTCTGAAACATTTTTATCCTCTGAGGTGAGCATAGTCAGTGCTCTTTTAAGTCTAAACTCCTTGATATAATCATTTACAGTCATACCGTAATTGCGTTTGAAGCCATCTTGCAGTCTGTAAGTTTCGATACCCACAACTTCTGCAATTTCTGGAATAGTTACGAGCTCAGAAATATGCTTTTCTATATACTGAACAGCTGCTGCAATGTTATCTAAATCTGATAATCTAAGTGTGGTACGCTTATTACCTTCAAGAGAATCTTCCTTAAATAATTTAAGCATCAACGAGGTACACTCTAATGCCTTTGCTCCAAGATAATTTGTTCTCACTAGACCTTGATCATCGTTAGTCAAGATATCGTCTATAATATCTGAAATTTGCAAACTATAGTATCCTTTATAGCAAACTTGAGTGAGAGCGTTAACATCTGCAAATAGTGGATAATACACTTCATCTACCTTTGATAAGTCGTAAGAAAGCTGCTCTTGAAATTTCGCCTTGTTGATTTCCAAATAGCAAACAATTGCCGGCTTTTCTTTTTTTATAATATAGACTTGATCTTCATTATATCTAGGCGCTGCAATAAGATGCTCTGCTCTTCTAATGGCCATTTCTTCAGAATCTCTAGAAAATTTGTGACCTACCTCCCCTTTCATGCAATAAATGAAACGCAGGGAATTCATCCCATTATTCTCAAAATAAAGTTCGGTATCGTCTATCATATCACCATTAATGATGTGAAGACCGATACCGTTAGGAAAATTAATACCTTTTATGAAACCTTTACCCAAATGTGTTGGAATTTGCATTGCAAATTCACCAAAATTATTTGTGAAATTAACTCCAAAGGCCTTTGCAATTTCAGGTACGAAGTCGTCTACTTGTTCAATTCTTAGTCTGTATGATTTCATGTATTTACTTATTGACCATGAAGTTCAGGAATATTTACTTATAAAAAATGAATCATGCCACTTTTAACCATGCTTTAACCAGAATGTATAATTATATGTGAATGCTAGATAAGCTCTTTTTTGTAGGCCTTCTTAAACAATTTGAAAGTAGCTTTTGCGCTTTTAACTGCGGTTTTAATTTCTTCATAGCTAAAGTCTAAAGAATTTACAGCCTCTTTGAACACGTTCCATCTCAACAAACCATCATTAACATTTCCATTAAAAAAATGATGATGCTCAATATGTGATAAATTACTACAAGACTTAAGCTTTTTGCTCATCATAATTCCGCCTATCATAGACCCTTCTATGACGTACAACTTACCTACTAAAGTTGCCTCATCTCTAGCTCCAGTGATACGCATAGGCTCTGGCAGCGGTAAACTTGAAAAAGCTGTAATATCTTTGGCAAGCGCATTTGTTTTTTCATAACCTGCAAAAGGTTTCAGTCCTAGTGGCAACATCTCATAACGACCATTTATAAAATCTTCTACAGCTTTGTATACTTTAAAATTATGACGTAGTAATGATTCATATTGATCTTGATCAATAGAACCATCCATAATATAATTAGTTAAATTATTCTTTTCTACCGTATCGTGAATAGACGACGTTCCATTTTTGAGTGCTTCTAAAATCATAGGGATGTTTTTATAAGTAAACTATTCATATGTAATATTACCTTGCGTTTATGTAGAGCTAATTAATTATGGATCAGCTCATCACAAACTATACCAATAAATAAAATTAAGCTTGACCAGTTGGTCCAAAATTTAATGGAACAGGTTGTCTTTCATAATCCTTTATTACACCATGTGCATTTTCAAAGCGTTTTACATTTTCGGCTAATGCCTTTGCAAGTCTCTTAGCATGTTGCGGCGTTAATATGATACGGCTCTTTACCTTGCTCTTAGGCGTACCGGGCATAATATTTACAAAGTCTACTACGAATTCTGAAACAGAATGATTGATAATAGCCAGATTTGAATAAGTGCCTTGTGCAACTGCCTCATCTAGTTCAATATTAATTTGTTGTTGGTTTTTTTGAGTCTTTTTATCTTCAGCCATGTGGGCGAGTATTGTAACGAGAGTAACACTCTCAATTTGATTGATTTAGTCTTTTTAATTTGATCTATAAAGAAGTCTGGAAAGGTAAGAATTGCCTTTCTTTCACGAAAGCGTAAATCCTCATCTCAATGTTAGATATTCGTTAATAAATGCTTAATATTTCCATAAAAATTAAGTTTTATGAAATAAAAAACCTGCTCAGTGGTTCTGAACAGGTTTTAAACATATATCATATTTTGTTTATTGTATACTTTTAAATCATAGCAAGTCTAAAATTTTATAAACTGCTTATATAAATAATTTATAACATCATAATGAGTTTTTTATTTTTTCTAGATGCTCTCTTATTTTAGCTATTCGATCTTGATGAGAGATATTTTCTCTATTAATATCCTCCATATACTCCTTTATATCATTTACAAGATCTGTGCTCTGCTTAATACGATTTCTAGTGTTTTGAACAATAACAGGTCTGTTTTTGATTTTATCTATATATGGAGCTAGCTTAGAAGCAAGTACATTCATGTGTTTTTTTAAAATAAAGCCATCTGCACCGTTTAAAATGGTCTCTGCTGCCAGTTCTTCATCTTGAAGAGTGCCTGTAACAAACAAGAAGGTGGCAGTAGGAGATTTACTTCTAGCAACTTCTAGTACTTCCATCCCAGAGCACGTAGGTAAATTATAATCTGAAATTATCATTTGCGGATTAAAAGTCTTTATAGCAACCTCTAAATCTGCTAGATTATCAACAACCTGCACTTTATATGCTTTATCTAACTTGTGAATTTGCCTTGTAATAAGGGCAGCATCTGAGTCTGTATCTTCTACAAGTAGTATATGTACTTCTGTTGACATAGTTATTTATTTAATGTTAACCAATATTTGGCGACAATAGGAATTCGCTCCTTTAACTCGGCATAATTTTTAGGCTTTTCTAGGTAGCTATTTGCTCCATTGAGATAAGCCTTATCCTTATCACTTATTTGATCTGATGAACTCATCATAACGATAGGTGCATATTTAAATAGCTC includes:
- a CDS encoding biliverdin-producing heme oxygenase yields the protein MILEALKNGTSSIHDTVEKNNLTNYIMDGSIDQDQYESLLRHNFKVYKAVEDFINGRYEMLPLGLKPFAGYEKTNALAKDITAFSSLPLPEPMRITGARDEATLVGKLYVIEGSMIGGIMMSKKLKSCSNLSHIEHHHFFNGNVNDGLLRWNVFKEAVNSLDFSYEEIKTAVKSAKATFKLFKKAYKKELI
- a CDS encoding response regulator, which translates into the protein MSTEVHILLVEDTDSDAALITRQIHKLDKAYKVQVVDNLADLEVAIKTFNPQMIISDYNLPTCSGMEVLEVARSKSPTATFLFVTGTLQDEELAAETILNGADGFILKKHMNVLASKLAPYIDKIKNRPVIVQNTRNRIKQSTDLVNDIKEYMEDINRENISHQDRIAKIREHLEKIKNSL
- a CDS encoding DUF3467 domain-containing protein; this encodes MAEDKKTQKNQQQINIELDEAVAQGTYSNLAIINHSVSEFVVDFVNIMPGTPKSKVKSRIILTPQHAKRLAKALAENVKRFENAHGVIKDYERQPVPLNFGPTGQA